In Wolbachia endosymbiont (group A) of Pogonocherus hispidulus, the genomic stretch ATTTGAAACGAAATTCCCATCCATAACGTCTATGTGTATGTAATCTACACCTAAATCGCTAATTTTTCTTACTTCTTCCCCTAATTTTGCAAAATCTGCTGAAAGTATAGAAGGTGCAATTTTAATACTCATGAGCTGTTTTTTACTAAAAAATAACTTATTTTTAAAACTCTGTCACCCTAATACTATTCGCACCATCTGAGTAGCTATAGGAACTGGATACCGATATCGGCGATGGTTTATGCCTATTTAACTAGATCTTAAATTAGATAAAAAAAGGTAGTCTTGATAAAACTTATTTACAACAAGTTTTTTTACATTTGGATTTTCTGTTTGTTCTTTTTTGTACCCTAATTTATAGCTTATTGAATCCTTATATGGACTGATCGTTTTGTATGCTTTGTTCATCTCTCTAGGAAAGATGCCATTAGCAATTACGACGCATAACCCTGTAGCTGTTGCAAAAGCTAGAGTGGTAAATGCTAGATTTTGTAAAAAATTCCTTCCACTAACTTTTTTTTCCTGTATATTAGCAGAGTGCGATTTGTTTGACACTTCTTCTAGATATTCATGCCATATATGATTGCAGTTCGTACACTTTACCTTTCTTCCAGATGCACCAATTTGCTCGGGAGATACTAAGTAAGTTTTAGTACAACTATTACATTGTATTTTCATAGCACCTGCATATAAAGTAGTAACAAGCTCAAATGATACAGAACTATAAATTTAATATTAATATATATATAACAAATGGAAGATTTGCAACTAAAAAAAACTGAGATAGAAGATATTTGGAAAAATAGAGAAAAATTTAATGACTGTAATCTAAAGAAAACAGCAAGAATAGCAATTAAAGAGGTAATTGAGCTCCTTGATAGTGGCAAAATTAGAGTAGCAGAAAAGCTATCAAGTGGAGAATGGATAGTACATAAGTGGATAAAGCGGGCAATATTATTACATTTTCTCACTGAAGAAAACAAAATAATAGACAATACCAATTGCTGGTTTGATAAGATCGGTAACAAGTTTAGTGAATGGAATGAGGAGAAATTTCGCCGGTTAAAAATTAGAACAGTTCCTGGGTGTTTTGTTCGCCGATCTGCTTATATAGGTACAAATGTTGTTCTAATGCCAAGTTTTATCAACGTTGGTGCATATGTTGATTCAGGAACAATGATAGATACCTGGTCAACGATTGGTAGCTGTGCGCAAATAGGAAAAAACTGCCATATTTCCGGTGGAGTAGGAATAGGTGGAGTCCTTGAGCCTATTCAAGCTTCACCTGTCATTATAGAAGATAATTGCTTTATTGGAGCACGTAGCGAGGTGGCCGAGGGTGTGGTAGTGAGAAAAGGATCAGTTCTTGGCATGGGTGTGTTTATTGGGGCGTCAACAAAAATTATTGATAGAGAAACTAGCAAGGTATTTTATGGCGAAGTACCGTCTTATTCTGTAGTGGTACCAGGGTCTATTCCATCTAAAAATAACATTTCAACCTATTGTGCAGTCATAGTAAAAAAAGTGGATGAAAAGACGAGATCGAAAACCTCTATAAATGAAATATTGAGAGATTAAACTATATATCTGTAATATGACACAATATTACATAGTAAATGATGTCATTTCAGTACTTACTGTACGAACATTGTAATTTGTAGGCAATTTGTGTGGCAGGTGGTGTCATTCCAGTGCTTGACACTGGAATCCAGTTTTTCACGCAACCCCATCAAAAACGTAGTGTTTTAATATAAATGAGATTAGCTACTTTTATATTCACCAACCTAGCTGGATCCCAGTGTCAAGCACTGGGATGACAAGAGAGAAGGTATAGGAAAGACAGGAAGAAGATATTGGATGATAAGAGAGCAGTTTGCTATTTTTTGCTATCGCTTTTTTTATCATTATTACTAACCACAGTAATGGCATACGCACATAACTCTGAGAAAGAGACTCCATTTTCTTGAGATAGTTTATATAATTTTTGTAGACTTTCTTTTACTTTATTAGGGATATTCCCTCCACGTTCTTTTACAAGCCAGGAATCTTGATGATGAATTGGATGAGCATCACTTTTTGGATTTCCTATATATATTGCAAAAGGTGAACTTTGCCCTTTGAAGTCACATTGTACAGTAAATTTTTTTATAGATTCAGCCATCTAAAGACCTCTACTTTTCTTTTTGGTCGATTTTATAGCAGGTGGAAGAGGTGGTTTCTTTATAAAATCTTGTCTATTGACAACACTTTCTTTACCTTCCAAAGCTCGGCGAACATCAGCTCTGCTTAATTGCGACTCTTTTGCTACCTTCATTCCATGCTTTGCCATAATATTAGCATATGCTAGTACTTTTTTTACCAATTCTAGATCACCATCTAGCATTTGAACTAGCACTTGAAACACTTCCGCTAAAGTTAGTCCATCAGCATTTATAACCTTGTTTTCTATAAAATTGACAGCTTCTTCAAATTTGTATTCAATACTATCATCTTGAGGTATAAGGGCAACATAATCGGTGTTTTTGTCGTCCATAACTGAAGCACTATTACTCACAAACTTAAGTTTATACTATATATATAAATACTCTACTATTTTATATTATGGCACGCTATAGTTAAACATTTATTAATAACATGCTCACTTATATACACGAATTAATTGACAAAAGTCAAGGATCAATATCCATCAGTGATTTCATGAATGCCGTTTTGTACCATGAAAAATACGGCTATTATACGAGTAAATTGCCACTTGGTAAGGATGGTGATTTTACTACCGCACCTGAGATTAGCCAATTATTTGGTGAAGTAATTGCAGTTTGGATAATGCATACATGGGAAAAATTAGGAAAGCCATCAAAATTTTCGCTAGTTGAACTTGGGCCAGGCAAAGGAACACTCATTCACGATATAATAAGAGTCACTAAAAAATACAGCAGCTTTTTTAATTCAATGTTGATCCACTTAGTTGAAATAAGCCCTACTTTACGGAAGATACAAAAGGAAAAATTAAAAGGCTTAGATGTTAATTGGCACAAAGATATTGACAACCTACCAGAACAACCAACCATTTTTTTAGCAAATGAGTTCTTTGACGCTCTTCCGATAGATCAGTTTGTATATCGTGATGAGGGGTGGTATGAAAATAGGGTGACAAAACAAGATGATGGCAGTCTCTTGGTGTCATGCCAGTGCGTGACACTGGAATCCAGAAAAAAAGAATCATGGATTCCAGTGTTAGCTACTCAGATGACAAATGAAAAACTTTTTAATGGTGCAGTGGTGGAAATATGTTCAACTGGGGTTGAAATATTAAAAAAACTTGAGAAGAAGATACATAATAATAAAGGAGCTGCTTTGATTATAGATTACGGTTATGTATACCCCGCATATAAGAGCACTTTGCAATCGATAAAACAACATAAGTATGCTAATTTTCTTGAGAATATTGGTAATAGTGATATTACCGCACTTATGAACTTTCAAGCATTAAAAGATTCATTAAAACACGTAGATTGCGAGATTTTAACTCAAAGAGAATTTTTATATCTTTTTGGCATAAAAGAAAGAACCCAGGCTTTAATGAAAAGCGCAAGTGATGAACAAAAGAATAGGATCTTTAGTGAATTCTTAAGGTTGACTGAAAATATGGGCACTCTTTTTAAAGCAATGCTATTGATAGCATAGCTAAAATAATTTATGTTATTGGGAATGTTGTAACAAACTTAGGTATATTGGTACATACCTAAGTGGGGTAAAAGGAGGCTGACATGGCGGGTTTATACTATTCTAGAAGTGATATACGGAAAAGGGGGGATTCGAACCCCCGACATATTTTCATATGTGCACGCTTTCCAAGCGTGTGCTTTAGACCACTCAGCCACCTTTCCATGCATATTCATAATATTGAAAATTGTGCTGCTAAACAATATAAAAACCTGGTATATAGGGTTCACCACGAAAATTTACAGTATTGTTAAACTTGCTTCTGCAAGTTGGAAATGTTTTATCGCAACCTGCGAGTATTGAATATTTATCTCCAGCAAAAATTTGGTATGAAGGCGAAGTAAACAATGTAACTACTTTATTTTTATATTCTTTTACTATACCTTCAAACGCTGTTGAGCCAAAGAATTTCACTACTCCGTGCTTATAATATTCATCACTCTCAGTTAAATTCGTGTCTTCAAATCTTCTTTCATCTATTACTTTAGTGATTGTACTTATTTTACTAAATTTTTTAGTATCGGCTTTACATTTATCATCGCAAAATTGTGCTCTGCATGCAGGAGAGTATAATTCTGCTATGCTTCTCTCAAGCTTTGCTGAGAGCCCTCTAATTTCAACAATAAATCTTCCACTACTTAATGTCACTTTACCAAAAATTCCTGAATGTAGATTCATTGTCCCCTGGGTCAAGTCTTTATAATTCACAAGAAATATCTCAATATTTGCAAAGTCGTACTTTCCTGATAAAACATCTTCTTCTTTAATATCAACACTATTTAATATCCCTTCAATTTCTAGATTATCAGTTTTTAAATCGCTGTTTAATATTATACTACTGGCTGTAAATCCACTTGAAGATTTATAGAGTATATTATCAATATTTAAATCTTCATCATAGTCAGTGAATCCCATTACTTCTCCACCTGCGAGCTTTAATTTCCAGCACGTAGCGGTGGTAAGTAATTCTCCAGCCAAGTGATTTTTTAGTATGGTTTGCATAGGGGCCTCCTGCTTAATTGATTGAATTTGAAAGTAGCTATACGGCTAGTAGATAAGGTTGTCATCTGAGTAGTGACCTGGATCTAGAAACTTTCAGTCTGGAAACCCATCACTGTACGAACAGGTATAAAAAACGGCGTCATCCCAGTGCCCAGACACTTGTATCTTTATGATGTGAGGTATTAGAGCTAAAATATCTCACAGGGAGGGTGAAGCCAACTTGACACTAATGCCAATAAGGCTGAATCCCAGATTTTGCTCCCCTCCCATAGAGTTAGAAGACTGAACAGTATCTTTGGAATTATATCCCGTATTTACAAGAACTCTCAATTTATTTATAGTCTTGGAGGCAGTTTTATGCAAGTAAATGCTATTTTAGGTGTAGATATTTCTAAAAAGAAATTTGATGTTTGTTTGCTAATAAACGATAAGAAACGGCACAAAGTCTTTTGAAGACGGCTTTACAAAACTTGTAGTGTGGTGCAATGGACATGGAGCAAACCTTATTCATCTTTGTCTTGAAGCAACTAGCTGGTGTGGTGAAGATTTGGCTACTTTTATGCACGACTTGGGACATAACGTAAGTGTAGTAAATCCAGAAGGCTTTTGGCAAAAGTGAACTGCTCAGCCGATAAATCAGATGCAGCTATAGATTTTGTATCGCTAATAAACCTGCTCTTTGGAAACCTATTTCCCCTGAAGTTAGGCATTTAAGAGAGCTTTATCGTTGCATGCAATCACTTAAAGACGACAAGTTGCAACAGATGAACCGTTTGGAAAATAAAAATATGCACTCCAGCTGCAAAAACGCTAGATCCGAAGTAATTTCAACAATAGATGCACAAATTGCTATCCTGGAAAAAGAAATTGATGAGCATATTAATCACTATCCATACCTAAAAAATATGATAGAAAACCTCAAAACTGTAAAAGGCATAGGATATCTTACTGCTGTTGCTGTTATCGCAGAAACGCCGTCAGTTGATAATTTTAGTCATGCTAACAGCTTTTGCCGCCAGAACATCATCAATCTGGATCGTCAATAAGTAGAAGAAGCCGAATATGTAAAATAGGATCTGAGCGTATTCGAAAAGCTTTTTATATGCCAGCTATAGTAGTACAATCATCATTTTCAAAAATTTTGTCAGCGTTTAACGAGTAAAGGAAAGTGTCCAAAAGTCGTAGTTTTAGCCTTGATGAGAAAACTGATGCATGTCTTTTTTGGTATTCTTAAAAACAATCAGCCATTTAATTGTAAATTAATTGTTTGACATGAGAGACAGTATCTGGGATCCAGAAGACTTAATTCTAACCAAGTGGCTGCATAATAAAGACTGGATGCCAGTGTCAAGCACTGGCATGACACCTCTCTTGGGCTCTTTTAGTATAAATGTTTAAGAAATTTACCAAATGAAAAAAAAGGCAAAAGAAGCCCCGTAGTTGGCTAGTTACTTACATTATACTTTCAAGTATGGCGTTTTTTTATTCTAAACACTTAATAACCGCGATTTAGCTACTTTTAAGCCGCAACTAATCTAAATTATAAACGTTAAGAAATTTACTAAACAGAAAAAAAGGCAAAAGAAACCCTAGGGTAGCTAGTTATTCACTATCCATTTTTTAAGTTGGCGTTTTTTTATGTTTTAAACGCTTTATAAGCGCGTTTCAGCTTATGTAGGTAGAAATTTTAAAGACATAAGGTGCACATAGTGCAAAAAATTAAACATGATACGCCAGATACGTGAGTTTTTTTGTCATTTAATCTGTACAGAAAAGATAAATAAATAGCTTCAGTCTCATGACGTGTATAACAATGTTACAAAAAATAATATCATAGAATTCAATAGGATAATCCCTAGAGAATTACTCATCTACAAAAAGCCAAATCGTGTTAATGCTGTTTAGATGTAAAAGATAAGCTAAATCTTTACAGGGAATTTAAAACAGTAGAATACCTTTGATTGAAAGAAAGAACCAAACTAGGCAACCTAACCGGTTTGCTATTTCAATTACTACAACTAATACCAAATCTCAATGGTAATTGGATAAATGAAAAAGAGCGCTTTCTGCCTATAGCTAGAGGTTCAAGCGAATTTATCGTATGTCCTATTTGTCTTCCCAATAACGAAGTTTGGTATAAATCAATAAATCTTAATAGGGGGAAAAACATTATGAAAACGTCAAAACTGACTGGTGAATTAGTATGTGATATATATGAGTTAACAAATAAAGATAGAAAGAATATACAAAAACTAGCAAGAAAAATAGAAGAAGGGGAAGGTGTTGCCGAAAAGTTCAAAAATGGAATATTCAAAAATTCCAGCTATAACGCAAGCACGATTCTTTTAGCGAAAATAGCTTACAAATATCAGGGTAGAGAGGAGACATTGTCACTACTACATTATGCTATAAGTCATAAAAATAATCAAGCTGTAAAAGATCTTTTAGAAGAAGCCAAAAAACAAAAACTATTAAAGGAAGTTCTGAATGAAGAAATGACCACAAAACATTCAGATGGTCGGGAAGAAAATCATACAATACTTACAGATGCTATATCACGTAGAGACAATGACATTATGAGAGCAGTGTTAAAAATCTCTGAGGAAAATGGTATCTTGAAAGAGATTGTCAAAAAAAGAATAACGATAAAACATTCAAATGGCAAGGAAATGACTTACACCCCATTCACCTATGCTGAAGCGTGTGAAAATAGTGAAGCTGTAAGAGAACTGGGAAATATTCTTAATAAGAGAGCAACCCAGCAGTCCACTGTTGTAGAAGATCTTTCTGACTTAGTTGTTGATGAAAAAAAGGTAGAAGTAATAAAACCAGGGAATTTATGGATTTTAGGTGATCATCGAATCTATTGTGGTGATAGCTCTGTAGTTGAATCATATAAAGCGCTGTTAGATGATAAAATGGCAGACATTACTGTTTGTGATCCTCCATATAACGTTGATTATGTTGCGACGCGAAGGCGTCAGAAGTAGCTGTTTCTCAGGATTTTCTAGGTTTTCTTAGAAAGATCAAGAAGAAACCGTCCGTGTTGCCGGATGAATCTAGGGGCATGAATTAAGTAGCTGCCCTGACAATGTAACAAAGCATTATGCGGGATACAAATTGCAAAAGGCGTATTCTCCCTCAAACCATACAGAGGGTAAGTGCTAGATAGTGAATAAGGTGAAGGTAACTGAACCTGTGATAAAGACCGTAAACGTTGACAAGCGAAAGCGGTTGATACGCTTGGGCCAAAAGGCATTGGAAGCAGGAGGAACATCTCGTAGTTGTGTTCCCGTAACCTATAAGCTTCTCGGTCGACAGCAGGCACCTAAGTTCACAAGCTACTTTTGGGGAAGCGTGGAAACCCTGTACTTGCTCCCTACCATAGTGGGGACAGCAAACTGTAAGGAATGCTTATGGCAGTGCAGGTTTGGGATGTCGGAAAAAGCAAAGGTCTCACTGTAATGGTGGGAATACCAGTTGAAACATTACTGGACATAAAAGTGTGCCCACGTCCGATAGGTCTTTCTTTGTAAGAGATTTTGGAGAACTTTTTATATATGAGGAAAAGCAAATGACAACACTGACATATTCAGCGATTGGTGCATCCTCTACACCTACAATTACATGGGAATCTATTAATTGGACTAAAGTGATAATAGGTGTCAAAAAGCTCCAGATGCGTATTGCAAAGGCTGTTCGAGAAAGAAGGTACGGCAAAGTGAAAGCTTTGCAATGGATATTGACACATTCGTTTACTGCAAAACTTTTGGCTGTTAAACGAGTCACTCAAAATCAAGGAAAAAACACCCCTGGGGTTGATGGCTTAGTTTGGCGCACACCGCAACAAAAGATCAAAGCTGTTCAATCGTTAAAGCGTCGAGGATATTGCGTCCAACCGCTCCGACGAGTATGGATTCCAAAAAGAGCAGGAAAAAAACGTCCTTTGGGAATACCAACTATGAAGGATCGGGCAATGCAGGCTCTTTATCTGCAAGCACTTGAACCAGTTTCAGAATCAATTTTAGATCGTCATGCCTATGGTTTTCGGCATAAAAGATCAGCTGCTGATGCTATTGACCAATGTTTTAAAACGTTGTGCCAAAAAGTATCGGCACCATGGATCCTAGAAGCAGATATCAAATCTTGTTATGACTCCATTAGTCATGCATGGCTTTTAGAACACTGCCCTATGGATAAGAAAATTCTGAAAAAATGGCTGACAGCAGGATACATGGATAAGAACACTTTTTATATCACTAAAGAAGGTACTCCTCAAGGAGGGATCATCTCTCCTACACTGATGAATATTACCCTTAGAGGCTTAGAAAAGACAGCCCAAAAATCTGCCTTTTGGCGCGATAAGGTTAATACTACCGCCTACGCAGATGACTGTGCGCCGTAGAAACACGGAAAGTGTTGAAGCTGTGCAGTAGATGAGGGAGGGCCCCTCGGAGCCGGTTTGCAAGAGCAGGCTTCAAACAGCCATAAGCTGCTTTGGTAAAGAGCTAAGGTAGTGAGCGTTATGGAAAAGGCACAATTATGTGTCATGTATGAAATAGAGAGACGAACGCAAGTGAACCACTGATGAAGTGTCGAAAGCGTAGAGACGACGTCAAAACCAGGGGGTAGTCGTTAACCTGGGATGAATCTACAGGGAGCTTGTTTACTGGGTAGGTGGCGTCCGGCATAAAAGTGGCGTGAATCTATTTTAGGCTATTGCATGGAACTACGGGAACCTGTCGTTTCGATGAAAAGGGAGAAGTCCAAAGAGCTGATCTCTGAGGATGAGAGTACCGATGCGAAAAACAGGGGCGGATTAGCTCGTAGTAGCGAAGAAGTTTCTGTAATGGAAATGGAGTGAAGGGGCTAAGTTATTTAGTTTTAATTATTTATCAACCGAAAGGGAGGAGTTAATGAATGAAACAAAGTCTTTTGATATACCAAAGCAACTTATTTGGAGAGCTTATAAACAAGTATCGAAAAATAAAGGTGCAGCAGGTGTAGATGAGGTCTCGATAACAAAGTTTGAAGAAAATCTAAAGGATAATCTATACAAATTATGGAATCGGATGTCATCCGGAAGTTATTTTCCAGAGCCGGTAAAAGCTGTTGCGATACCAAAAGATACAGGAGGGCAAAGAATTTTATGTGTGCCTTCAGTATTCGACAGGATAGCGCAAACAGCAGCTACAATGTATCTTGAGCCGTTAGTAGAACCGAAATTTCACGAAGATTCATATGGTTATAGACCAAATAAGTCTGCGCTGGATGCGGTATACACAGCACGGAAGAGATGTTGGAAAAATGATTGGACGGTAGATCTTGATATATCTGGATTTTTCGACAATCTGGACCACGATTTAGCACTGCAGGCTATCAAGAAACACACAGACTGCAAATGGGTCATACTGTATGTTGAGAGGTGGATGAAAGCCCCCATTCAGCAAGCAGATGGCAGTAGGGTAACAAGGGATAAAGGAGTTCCGCAAGGAGGTTCAATAAGCCCAATCATTTCAAGCATATTTATGCACCATGCGTTTGATATGTGGATGAAACAAAATTATCCAACAGTACCATTTGAAAGATATGTAGATGATGCGATAGTGCACTGCAGAACTAAAAGACAGGCAGGATTTATGAAAGTAATGATTGAAGAAAGATTGGCTAAGTGTAAATTGAAGTTACATCCTGAAAAGACACAGATTGTGTACAGTAAGGATGATGATAGAAAAGAACAATTTCCTAAACAAAGCTTTGATTTTCTAGGTTATACTTTTAGACCTAGAGTAGCAAAGAATAAGATGAGGAATTATTTCATCTCATTTCTACCTGCAATTAGTAACAAAGCCAAGAAGAAGATCAAGAAAACCATAAAGTCATGGAGAATACATCGGATTACATGGACCACACTAGAGGAAATATCGAAGAAAATAGATCCAATAGTCAGAGGCTGGTTTCAGTACTATGGCAGGTTTTATAAATCAGAGATGTATCCATCTCTCAGAAATATAGAGAGATACCTCATAAGATGGGTCAGGACAAAATATAAGAAACTTCGTGATCACGGAAGACTAGCAAAGCAATTTCTAGGAAAAGTGAGAAAGAGGTCTCCAAGTATTTTCTATCATTGGACACTTGGGTTAGGATCAAAAGGCTAAATAATGGGAGCTGTATAAGCCGAGAGGTTTCCGTGCAGTTCTGCAAGAGACTGGTGGGGAAGTTCCGCCGGTCTACTCTCCTTATTATTACAGGAAGATCGAAAGAAGTCCTTGAAAACAAAGTAAAACCAGCAGTGTGTGCCTTTTTGAAGGAGCGTGGATTGGAATTCTCAGTAGAAAAAACTAAGATTACTTCCATTGATGAAGGATTTGATTTTCTAGGATTTACGATTCGAAAGTATCGAGGAAAGCTCTTGATCATGCCTTCTAAAGCAAGTATCAAAGAGTTCCTAAAAATGATCCTGGAAACCATGAGACTTCACAGCACAATAACAACGGAACAACTTATCTACACCTTGAATCCTAAGATCAGAGGATGGACAAATTATTACCGTCATGTTGTGTCAAAGAAAGTGTTCAACTATGTCGATCATAAGATCTTTGGTGCGCTTTTGAGATGGATTAAAAGAAGGCATCCAAATAAAAATTTTCAATGGAGAAAGCAGAGATACTTTTGCACCATTGGCAATAATAACTGGACCTTCTTTGCTAAGTCTTCAAAAGATAAAGGACAAGGTAGCATGGTAACTTTAATGCAAGCTGCCTCAATTCCGATTGTGAGACATGTCAAAATAAGAGCAGATGCTAATCCCTATGATCCAAAGTTTAATTCATACTTTTTCAAGCGAAATCTTGAAAGAAAGAAATACCAACATTGTATTAAGGAGAAGTAATTATGACGAAACTTGAGAACCAGTCTTCTATCGATAACAGCCGGGCAAATAAATCTGCCTTTGAAAGGCTTGAGCCGTATGACGGGAAACTGTCAAGTACGGTTCTTAGGGGGAAAAGGAGCGGCAACGCTTCTCTTTCTACCCGGCGTAGCAGTCAAGAAAGAGAAGATAAAAAAATATTAAACGATAATCAAGGTGAAAAGTATGAACTTTTTCTCTATGATATTTGCACTCATATTTTAGCATACACCAAAGGAGCAATTTACATCTGCATATCATCATCAGAGTTTTCAACGTTGCAAAAAGCATTTGAGGAGGCAGGAGGAAAATGGTCAACATTTATCATTTGGGCAAAGAATCATTTTACACTAGGCAGATCTGATTATCAAAGACAATACGAAGCAATGCTTTATGGATGGAAAAGCGGCAATAAACGTGAGTGGCATGGTGGTAGAAATCAAAGTGATCTGTGGTTTTATGATAAGCCAACACATAACTCACTGCACCCAACAATGAAGCCAGTAGAGCTAATGGAAAAAGCAATAGTAAACAGCAGCAGACCAGGAGACATAGTACTTGATCCATTTAGTGGTTCTGGCAGCACACTGATTGCATGTGAGAGAACAGGAAGAATCTGCAGAACAATAGAGCTAGATTCAAAGTTTGTAGATGTAACGATAAAACGTTGGCAAGTATACACGGGAAGAGATGCCATTTTAGCCGGTACTGGTAAAACCTTTTCAGAGATTCAAGAAGAAAATTCGTAGAAACAAGAGAGAGGAAAAAAAAGTGGAAAAAATAACACAAACAGAATGGGCAAGAGAGATAGGAGTATCAAAGCAATACGTCTGTTACTTAGTAAAGAAAGGAATAGTTGAGCTGGAGGATGGACTCATTAACCGAGAGCAAGCAAATAGGGCTATAGAAACAATCAGAGATCCAAGTCAGCCGCTGAGAAGAAAAAACTATTCAGAAAACGGAGAAAAACTTTCCACGATGTTACTAAAAACGCGAATAAAAAATGAAATGGAACGTGGTAAACTGCTTGAGGCGAAAGCTAAGGCTGAAATAGGAGAGCTTGTAGCAGTAGAGGAAGTAAAGCGCGATGCATTTAATGTAGCAAGAGTTGTCCGTAATAATTTGCTTAATATTCCAAATAGAGTTTCAGCACTACTTGCATCACTGAGTGACACTGAAAAGATTCATCAGACGCTAACTGAAGAGATTACAAACTCGCTTGAAGAATTATCTAACACTAAATTTCAAATATAAAAAGATTTTAAATATAAAATGGCTGATAACTTAAGTTTGGAGTTAATAAAGTGTCTCATTAATCAACCTGGATTAGATGTTAATGTTAGAGGATTAAATGGAAAGACACCACTACATTGCGCTATAGAGTTTGATGAATTAAGTATGGTGGATCTGCTACTCACAAAAAAGAATATCAATCCTTTTGTAGAAGATAATGATGGCAAAACATCTCTTGATTACGCCAAAGAAGGTAAAAAAGCAGAAATATTACAAGCGCTAATTAATAATAAATACGGATTGGAGAAAGATAGCTTACTTCACCTAGCTGCAATGTTGAATGAAGCAAATGCTGTAAGATTTTTACTTAACAAAGGAGTTAATGTTAATGAGCAGAATGCTTTACTACATACACCGTTACACTTAGCGGCAGGAGCTGGGCATGAAGGGATAGTAGAAATTTTAATTAGAGAAGGAAATGCGGATAAAGATGTTCTTGACGTGAGAAATCATGCAGCAATTCATTATGCAGTAAACAACAAGAAGCTAGAAGTAGTAAAATTACTTTCAAATCTTGGTGCGAATGTCAATATAGCTGGTAGCGGCAGCAATGCAATTATCTTCTTTGCACGTAGCTATAAGTAGTAGTAATTACGATGAAAGAGACTTATGTTTAGATATTGTAAGATGCTTAATAAATGCTCCTAATGCTGGGGTCAATTTACAAGACTACGAAAATAAAACACCACTACATTATGCTGAAAGACTTAAAACAATAGAAGTTTTACTAACGCGAGAAGATATAGATCCTTTGATTAAAGACGATAATGGCAAA encodes the following:
- a CDS encoding group II intron maturase-specific domain-containing protein produces the protein MGKFRRSTLLIITGRSKEVLENKVKPAVCAFLKERGLEFSVEKTKITSIDEGFDFLGFTIRKYRGKLLIMPSKASIKEFLKMILETMRLHSTITTEQLIYTLNPKIRGWTNYYRHVVSKKVFNYVDHKIFGALLRWIKRRHPNKNFQWRKQRYFCTIGNNNWTFFAKSSKDKGQGSMVTLMQAASIPIVRHVKIRADANPYDPKFNSYFFKRNLERKKYQHCIKEK